A region of Ictidomys tridecemlineatus isolate mIctTri1 chromosome 4, mIctTri1.hap1, whole genome shotgun sequence DNA encodes the following proteins:
- the Banf1 gene encoding barrier-to-autointegration factor, with product MTTSQKHRDFVAEPMGEKPVGSLAGIGEVLGKKLEERGFDKAYVVLGQFLVLKKDEDLFREWLKDTCGANAKQSRDCFGCLREWCDAFL from the exons ATGACAACCTCCCAAAAGCATCGAGACTTCGTGGCAGAGCCTATGGGGGAAAAGCCAGTGGGGAGCCTGGCTGGGATTGGTGAAGTCCTGGGCAAGAAGCTTGAGGAAAGGGGCTTTGACAAG GCATATGTCGTCCTCGGTCAGTTTCTGGTGCTAAAGAAAGATGAAGACCTCTTCCGAGAATGGCTGAAGGACACATGTGGTGCCAATGCCAAGCAGTCCCGGGACTGCTTTGGGTGTCTTCGAGAATGGTGTGACGCCTTCTTGTGA
- the Catsper1 gene encoding cation channel sperm-associated protein 1: MVVGCLVVVGLTFLEPTTVVEPTPMGSPTSVLIPSTVVGPTTIASITILVGTMVRPITLEKIYPSIPLLRFTTKVSLPIIPKVSLLIIPKVSLPIIPKHGKDYHHDEAHLHEPHHYSRPYYPDSHHHRRHTPHGESSSHRSSEGSSFRGVHHHGSHHHREHSGKHHPGENKLSGPPTTESRKSRSLLGSSPSYTASHSPGITHTRSWGHSVTQSHVTFYSSPSRRSSKVHPRSSKDTQSWSEDEHFQKRKLGRSPRAHKKMHTMDFFQWLWDKLSYLIWGFRTLIWRLTQSLAFETFIFLVVCLNTVMLVAQTFAEVEIRGEWYFLVLDCIFLCIYVMEALLKIIALGLAYFFDFWNNLDFFIMLMAVLDFVLMQVNSLSFSFYNHSLFRILKVFKSMRALRAIRVLRRLSVLNSLQEVTGTLGHSLPSIAAILTLMFTCLFLFSVVLRALFRKSDPMRFQNIFTTIFTLFTLLTLDDWSLIYMDSRARGAWYIIPILMIYIIIQYFIFLNLVIAVLVDNFQMALLRGLEKVKQEKAAQIHENLLEDSLTELRQTEPEETVSETTLWNQFIDRKFGAMTDKQRELQFQFLQLVAGVEYQQQKFRSQASVIDEIVDTAFEAGEEDFKK, translated from the exons ATGGTAGTAGGATGCCTCGTGGTGGTGGGTCTCACATTTCTGGAACCCACCACCGTGGTGGAACCCACTCCCATGGGGAGTCCCACCAGCGTACTGATTCCTTCCACCGTGGTGGGCCCCACCACCATAGCAAGCATCACCATTCTGGTGGGCACCATGGTGAGACCCATCACCTTGGAGAAAATTTATCCCAGTATTCCTCTGCTGCGTTTTACCACCAAGGTGAGCCTCCCCATCATCCCCAAGGTGAGCCTCCTCATCATCCCCAAGGTGAGCCTCCCCATCATCCCCAAG CATGGCAAAGACTACCACCATGATGAGGCCCATCTACATGAACCCCACCACTACAGCAGGCCCTACTATCCTGATTCCCACCACCACCGAAGACATACTCCTCACGGAGAGAGCTCCTCTCACCGTTCCTCTGAGGGGTCCAGCTTCCGTGGTGTGCATCATCATGGTAGTCACCACCACAGGGAGCACTCTGGCAAGCACCACCCCGGGGAGAACAAGTTGAGCGGACCACCAACCACAGAGTCACGCAAGTCCCGCAGCTTGCTGGGCAGCTCCCCGTCTTATACGGCATCCCACTCACCCGGCATAACTCACACCAGAAGCTGGGGGCACAGCGTGACTCAGTCTCATGTCACATTTTACTCATCCCCCTCTCGGAGGTCCAGCAAGGTTCACCCCCGCAGCTCCAAAGACACACAGAGCTGGAGTGAAGATGAGCACTTCCAGAAGCGCAAAC TGGGCCGATCCCCGCGAGCCCACAAGAAGATGCACACTATGGACTTCTTCCAGTGGTTGTGGGATAAATTAAGCTACCTCATTTGGGGCTTCCGGACACTGATCTGGAGGCTGACCCAGTCCCTGGCCTTTGAAACCTTCATCTTCCTCGTCGTCTGCCTCAACACCGTCATGCTTGTAGCCCAGACCTTTGCTGAGGTCGAGATCCGGGGTG AGTGGTACTTCCTAGTCTTGGACTGCATTTTCCTCTGCATCTACGTCATGGAAGCCCTGCTCAAgatcattgctctgggcctggcaTACTTTTTCGACTTCTGGAACAATCTGG ACTTCTTCATCATGCTCATGGCCGTGCTGGACTTCGTGCTCATGCAGGTCaactccctctccttctccttctacaACCACAGCCTCTTCCGGATCCTCAAGGTCTTCAAGAGCATGCGGGCCCTGAGGGCCATTCGAGTACTGCGGAGGCTCAG CGTCCTGAACAGCCTCCAGGAAGTGACAGGAACCCTGGGCCACTCCTTGCCATCTATCGCCGCCATCCTTACACTCATGTTTACCTGCCTCT TCCTCTTCTCTGTGGTCCTGCGGGCACTATTCCGCAAATCGGACCCCATGCGCTTCCAGAACATCTTCACCACCATCTTCACCCTCTTCACTCTGCTCACCCTGGATGACTGGTCCCTCATCTACATGGACAGCAGGGCCCGGG GCGCCTGGTATATCATCCCCATTCTCATGATTTACATCATCATCCAATACTTCATCTTCCTCAA CCTGGTGATCGCTGTCCTGGTGGATAACTTCCAGATGGCACTGCTCAGAGGCCTGGAGAAAGTAAAACAGGAG AAGGCCGCCCAAATCCATGAGAATCTGCTGGAAGACTCACTGACGGAGCTCAGGCAAACAG AGCCTGAGGAGACAGTGAGCGAGACCACCCTGTGGAATCAGTTCATCGACCGAAAATTTGGGGCCATGACTGACAA GCAGCGGGAGCTCCAGTTCCAATTCCTGCAGCTGGTGGCTGGGGTGGAATATCAGCAGCAGAAGTTCCGTTCCCAGGCATCTGTCATTGATGAGATTGTTGACACAGCATTTGAG GCTGGAGAGGAGGACTTCAAGAAGTGA
- the Cst6 gene encoding cystatin-M, with protein MARSHLPLAMGLALIAFCLLALSPDARADLRGRRTGERQDLAPNDPQVQRAAQAAVASYNMGSNSLYYFRDTNVIKAQSQLVAGIKYYLTVEMESTACRKTRVSGDHVDLTTCPLATGVQQEKLRCDFEILQVPWKNSSQLLKHNCVQV; from the exons ATGGCACGTTCTCACCTCCCGCTGGCGATGGGCCTGGCTCTGATCGCGTTCTGCCTCCTGGCGCTGTCCCCTGACGCCCGCGCTGATCTGCGGGGCCGCAGGACTGGAGAACGCCAGGACCTGGCTCCCAACGACCCGCAGGTGCAGAGGGCGGCGCAGGCAGCTGTGGCCAGCTACAACATGGGCAGCAATAGCCTCTACTACTTCCGCGACACGAACGTCATCAAGGCGCAGAGCCAG CTGGTGGCTGGCATCAAGTACTACCTGACAGTGGAGATGGAGAGCACAGCGTGCCGGAAGACCAGGGTCTCTGGAGACCATGTGGACCTCACCACCTGCCCCCTGGCcacaggggtgcagcaggag AAGCTGCGCTGTGACTTTGAGATCCTCCAAGTCCCTTGGAAGAACTCTTCTCAGCTTCTCAAACACAACTGTGTGCAAGTGTAA